A genome region from Bradyrhizobium commune includes the following:
- a CDS encoding PilZ domain-containing protein, translating into MSQHPRKFARVKPAGLVSRQAKIITDPRAPVIVCTLVDYSPGGACVDLGGQVKIPDRFELLHVNTKKRCRVAWKRGTKVGVVF; encoded by the coding sequence GTGTCACAGCATCCCCGGAAGTTTGCCCGCGTGAAGCCCGCCGGCCTGGTCTCCCGCCAGGCCAAGATCATCACCGACCCGCGCGCGCCGGTCATCGTGTGCACGCTGGTCGACTATTCGCCCGGCGGCGCCTGCGTCGATCTCGGCGGGCAGGTGAAGATCCCCGATCGATTCGAGCTGCTGCATGTCAACACCAAGAAACGCTGCCGCGTGGCGTGGAAGCGCGGGACCAAGGTGGGCGTGGTGTTTTAG